The DNA segment ATTCTTCGACCCAGCAGAATTGCATAATACTCGAGACTGTTTTATGACTATGTTACGAAGACTGTGAGAACCAAAGACAGGgagtaaaagaaaaactagtttttttgtgtattgaaaatcaatttttacgcAATGCAATTAGTGGAGAAATGCATTTTCCttacataaaatcaaaataccCGACTACCAGTAAAGTTTTGCGCCTTTAGgttgatttgttttgaatttcatttcaattttattcctCAAATTGTATAATGAAAACAAGGAATAAATGGCCGACAATAGAAAAATCCTTCTTTTACCTATGCACTATGTACAGTGTATTAGTTACAACCGTTTGTATCGGCGATGTCTGCtgtgaaaacagaaaattgtcCGATGGTtctttcactgaaaatcttaTTAATTCCAATTTTGTGAATTACCACACTATTCACtgttgatttattttacttaattttcaCCATTCACTTAACTTTATCACtcaaaatattcacaatttaaattccaaaaaatcgACGCGACATTTTTACTTTCGACCCGCATTCGATCGAAACTTCTCTACTACtgaatataaaagaaaaaaaaaatgttgttgtaaGAGAAGCAGGCATTATATGGAAAGCCATAGACCACGAACCGAAGATGAAACGAAATCCACGAAGTGGATTAAGGCTACTCGAGCACTAAACTTTTCACTCCGTTTTGCCGGCAACATTTTGTTAAATCGACAGACAACGAAAACCTGAACCTAAATgaacatttaacatttttgtaattaaacaGATAAGCTAAGTCAAATCGTGCATGAAATCATgataattttctattaaacGAATGCAAGGTTTTAGTATTGAAATGCATAGTTGAATGCGCGTCCAGCCTTAACTATGCCGGCAAAAAAGAAATGTCAGATAAGTTTTGGTGTTGCCAATGTTGCCATATTGAACTAGAAATCCTCTTTTTGTTTGGTAGATTCAAATTTTGGAGGTAATGGAAAGAAAGGAAAGTTAAGTATagattccacttaaaaagagcactccgtttagcctccgtctacatgacagttgtaaaatagaacaaaagaactgtcacgcaaacggagtggaaattgaatttatttcaattttttactccgtttacgtgacagttccattgttttattttacaactgtcatgtaaacggaggctaaacggagtgctctttttaagtggaaactatactttataATCGAATTTTTAACGCTGAGTCCGTAGTCTGTGAGTACCGATTTTAATAGGTTACTGTAAATTGTCTTTGATGTGGTTCTTTTACATTTACTAACGTAACTGGAATCAGAAAtccatttgtatgaaatactAAGCTGTGCGTTATATCAGATTAATTCGTTCAGTGCATTTTAATCTGATCAAAATCAGTTGTCAACttttcgatgataaatgaTTTCTTGGAGATAACTTTCTactcaatgaaagtgtaaaccaGGCATTGTCTATTTTGGCCCGTAGGACTTAGATATTAtgtaaacgcactcattttcacataaattgtAAGTGCGTTGAAGTTAAATAGGCCGCTCGGCCAGTTCTAGTTTCGTTACAGTACAGAACCTAAATCTGAAAGAATAGGTATACACAACCACGAAGGCAAGGCTGTGAAACAATAGGTGAAGACCcttctgagttgatcaagAAGGAGGtggaacacaaattttgacaatttataCAAATTCTGTTAAACACGCTCATTACAGACTATGTGACATGCCAACTtgctaaaaatattattttatcagGTGCTTAGTGTTCATAagtttttaacaaaatgtcTGAGCTACCCGTATTCgtcaaagttctgaaagaacaggttaagacactcacGAAGACGGCTGAcatcaattttgttaaatgCACTCATTACATATTGtgtgaaaagtcaatttgatttttttttttttgctaaaaagaaattgagcTGTAAGTGCGCTgacgcgccgcgtcattcacaataacaaacaaagtggcattttccttatacaaaatgtgtcatttattgtgaatgaagcggcgcgaaattcctagcagccgttttacaaaaaagttgTGACTATCACAAAACAGTTGGCCCAGATTTTTAAGCAAATTTGTGTTTTGAAAGAAAGGGAGATATGGCGTTTATAGCGAACTTTCGGGCACATCTGATTCTGTTATTCTGTTATATATGGCGttacctccgcccatataTCTACCTTGGCCATTCCGTTCAAAGTTTATAAGTTCAAGTTATAGTTCAAATAGTAAGGCAAACTAAAGAGTCGGCGTCAATCTCGTCTTGAACATTTCGATTCGTCAAAACACATTCAACCGCATTCAACATTTAGATATCAAATTATGTTTGAATTTCTTGATCTAAGGCGAAGAAGAGGTTAATCGACTTTTTATTTATACCTACTAAAGGACTTTGCTTGTTGAAATGTCGAAAGAAtaagtgcttaaaacatgaaaagcaCACCCATAAACAAAAGTTAGAATTAAAAGTTCATCGTATAGCAAACAATATCAACATTTATCACTCATATGTTAAGTTTTGGTTAGTGACTAAACATCTCTATGAATTAACTACACGTAAGGGATAATGCTCGCGCAGGCACTTTAGGCacgccggaaagtgctaagggggtCGAGGAatatatccaaataaatttctcaaaatcgaaaaccaaatttttgatttttagaaatttatttggaggtattcctcgactcaattagcactttccggtgtgcctaaagtagacaagtcacaataaccggtaacgtgttttaattttataacatttattttgctgtatTTTGCTACTTATATGATCACAATACTATTCGTAgccattttaaaatttcattattttcccacacaattttcaaataaaatcccCAAATCTCACTCGGCTCAATCTCTAATGCCCATAATAAGATGAGTGTCGTCCGACAAATACACCATCCCGAAGTTTGAAGTTTTCCGAAGTCTATTCCACGAAGTGCGTTCTTTAGCGCATTTGCACCTCGGTTAAGAATTTTCGTCAACATTTTACGTAGTTTAATCTTATCTTAAGTGCATATAATTAATAACAATTACACGAAACTGTAGCCACAGGTTTGTTAATTACCatttaaataaagtttttgtaTAAGTGTCCCTGATAACGTGAAAAAAATGGCAAAGCGTCTGGTCTAATTCCATTGAATGATGGTTACTCCGCTATACAGTTGTACCGCAAGAGAAACATTGTCTCCTccaaaaggattttttttcgctcgtCTCAAAGAGAAATGGCGTCtggttgaaaaaatttcgtacTTGTCACATGGTTATTGatgagaataatttttgtaatttgttaTTTCTGTTACAAATGTTTGGCTACtttcatgaaaatgatttgatgaaaactgaaattcaaTCGATGACTAATGCGGTGTCGATGATCGACTccgagacaaaaaaaaatgtcgcgGTCGCGGTCGCTCTCTTTGTTAGGTGGTGTGCAACATTGCGCCGATAATATTCATTTCAGACAGACAGAACAACTggtgtaaatttattttttttactgcaAAAATCGTACTATTCCGAGTGCATTTTGAATTGGTAGAGCGTTGATGTAACTATTCGAACAATTATGCCAACATTTCATTGAACAGTTATTTCCTATTGCACTAATTCTCACGGTTTTGATCTTgtttgtggtttttttttttcgtgattttcaGAAATTCCCAATCtacgaagttttttttctacatttttgcGATCGAATTAATTATCGTTAGTTTGTTTgagacatttttgaaaaaaaaatctctttctTTGTCTAAAAACCATAGACACCGGGGCtttggaaattaattaaattcgttGATTGCATGTCAAAAAGGATAAAAGAAAGGAATAAAAATCGATCTCacagaattttgaattttgattgtttcAGCTACTTGTAAATACAGTGTACATAGCGATGAGCTCACAAACTCGTACGACTGGCGGTAGCCGTCCGTCGAAGAAGACCAACAATGTATCTGGATCCGCTAAAACAGTGACCATTACCAAGAAAACAGAACATCCAAAACCAGAAAAGGATAAAGTTCATGTTAAAGTGAgtatcagaaatatttttacattaaTCGAAAGGGATCTAAAGGGATTCTATCAGCGATTGACTGTTTCTTCAAAATGTCTTACGTAATGGTCGTTTGATAGGCTGTGATGTTTCGCAAGGCGGCtccttttttttgcaatcCACTTTATGATGATTGAGCACTTGTTCGATAAATTCTCACGAATTATTTGTAATTCCCTTTTGGAAACATCCAACTGACACAGAacacaatttattattattcagcCTGAGGTGGCGTGTATATTTGATTGTCTGGATTacgttgttgtttgttttcatATGTATAtacgacaacaacaaattattcTGTTGGCATTATcgcaataacaataattttatcatCAGTCATTTATGgttcaattttaaatatgACTCACGTTCTTCGTTCACGTTTTTCATAAATCCATAGAATAACTTATCGAACTCTTGGGGAGAGGAACGTGATTATGTGGTGAAGGCCTATCCAATTGGCGTTCAATCGCAAGACCAATGTGAACATTTAGTATTGATTTTATCAGTGTCACCAATCTCGATTCTATTTGAATCGTTATCAGTTCATAATGATGAACATTGACCATTCAAGTGCTAACAAtggaattttgtttgtattgcaGCCAACAGCAGAACAGATTCGTATCGCTCAAATCACAGACATCAACAGTGGTTCAGAGGATCCGAAAATGCGTGAGAAAGTTGCTAGTCTGATGGAGACTACTCATCGTTCCGAGGAAGATGTTTGTTGTGCGTTGTATGAGTGTGACAATGATTTGGATCGTGCcgtcatatttttgtttgaaactcTTCCTGTTGGGGCGTTTGAGACGTCGTccaagaagaaaaagaatcgATTGACTAGTGGAAGTGGAGACGCTACTGGTGACGAATGGGGCGACAATGGAACATCAGGACCGAATAACAATGATGTTCGTGAACGGTCACGCAACCGCACTGGCATGCGTGGGGGTCGTGGCGGTTCAGATAGTCGTGGATGGAGAGGCAGAGAGTCACGAGAAAATGACCGAAATGCATCAGATAATAGGGGAGAACGTGTTGAAAGATGGCAAGGAGGCAGTCGTGGAAGTGGACGAGGTGGTTTTCGCGGCGGTTTCGGAAGTCGTGGAGGTCGTGGCGGAAGAGGTGGTTCAAGGGGAACTAATCGTGATAATAATCGCATATTTAGACCCGAAGAGAATCACGAGGTTGAAACTTGGAACAACAGTCTTGTTACTGCGACTGTTGATCAAAATAAAACCGAAGATTGGGGCGGAGACTGGGACAACGACGAATACACTGAGTCATTGGCTGACAGCAAGGTATTCACGCCGAGTGTCAATCAAAACCAAACGGTAGAATTATCTGCTCCGCCTGGTCTTGAACAGCAACTACTCAATCCGCCGTCCCAACTGACTGATGATTTGGTGCAGTATAGTGCAACGGTTGTGTCAAGTACTGCTACAGgtacatttttttcgtaagGTAAATATCGAAAGAAAATTCTCTTATTCATTTACAGCAGGTGCTGTGGCTGCAGTGAACAACAACCAGGTGCAATATCCCGAAATTCACGGTTCGTCGGTAGCTCTGCGTCAGGCACTGGATTTGCCGCAAATAAATGCATCTTCACTATCGGTCGAGCAATCTCAGTATTTCAAGTCGCTATCTTCTCAAAATTCCAACCAACAAGCATCTATGAATGCCTATCAGGTGCCACAGCCTGTGCAATATTCGACCAGTTACTCGAGCAACAATAGCTACGTTGACCAAGTGGTTTCATCCCAGCAAGCACCAACTCGAAAGCCTCGAGCAAGAGTGCCGCCTCCATCTAAAATACCGTCAACTGCCGTTGAAATGCCTGGTGATACTTTAAACAACATCGGTTATCTGGACGTTCAGTTCGGTCAACTTGAGTTCGGCAATGAAGAAGCATTTGACGCCATTACGGATAAATTCAATGCGACAATCGACAGCTCGCAGAGCGTTACTGGTGATGTTAcgactgactaccaaactaAATCGTCCGTACAACAGCAGCAAAATGTTTTGGCATCGCAAATGATCCCAACTGCAGATGTATTGTCCGGCCAAAGTGATGGATTATCCACGGCGTACAATCAAAGGGGTGGTTCAGTCCAACAGTCTGTGTCTGTGGGTAGTAACATCAGCAACAGTGCAGGTAAATATAACCATAAGATACCCAA comes from the Bradysia coprophila strain Holo2 unplaced genomic scaffold, BU_Bcop_v1 contig_358, whole genome shotgun sequence genome and includes:
- the LOC119081343 gene encoding protein lingerer isoform X7, which produces MLLVNTVYIAMSSQTRTTGGSRPSKKTNNVSGSAKTVTITKKTEHPKPEKDKVHVKPTAEQIRIAQITDINSGSEDPKMREKVASLMETTHRSEEDVCCALYECDNDLDRAVIFLFETLPVGAFETSSKKKKNRLTSGSGDATGDEWGDNGTSGPNNNDVRERSRNRTGMRGGRGGSDSRGWRGRESRENDRNASDNRGERVERWQGGSRGSGRGGFRGGFGSRGGRGGRGGSRGTNRDNNRIFRPEENHEVETWNNSLVTATVDQNKTEDWGGDWDNDEYTESLADSKVFTPSVNQNQTVELSAPPGLEQQLLNPPSQLTDDLVQYSATVVSSTATAGAVAAVNNNQVQYPEIHGSSVALRQALDLPQINASSLSVEQSQYFKSLSSQNSNQQASMNAYQVPQPVQYSTSYSSNNSYVDQVVSSQQAPTRKPRARVPPPSKIPSTAVEMPGDTLNNIGYLDVQFGQLEFGNEEAFDAITDKFNATIDSSQSVTGDVTTDYQTKSSVQQQQNVLASQMIPTADVLSGQSDGLSTAYNQRGGSVQQSVSVGSNISNSAALEQLAKADHYGNAVSSSATSGYHNQSAYNNNVSNSKTSGYQPGANQQGYTNSNYSQQVTTGNSYSTAASNSSYSSYNQSGVNPYQQSNSNNVSGVNSSSGVSSNNSVPVGSGSNNSNSNSNSGYLSSQYPSSQTSSTYPSQPSNAYQSSQSVYGNTGLSNNTGYANSSNVSSAASQYSNFSSTKLKETTPVTTIYESVVSSAPSVLANSAITTSSMSSPSLGLNNTKVTSSATKSSGIVPSNVAMVSQYIPTGMPFYQQPTVYSYEEIQMMQQRMPHVPGYYDMNYQPPTSLGAAGVRDGNIGSVAAYSTISDARFTRTDNNSSPVSNVPSTMSQQTGSGGPLLNLPYAYFYGGNMMAGGFQYGTPAIYPQQMPTANASSGGQFPKPSYNSGYGSTAYDTLGQNTQDYSKGAYPGTGVGQQSKGQNVTNPPPSGTGADISSSMYGKSHVALNKVNSYDKQSYSATPPPFNLTGTQTAGANSQGYNAQHMYIQAMPPAGHHMHQQIQDSNSTGQRQQSSSQSKSGAKPGYSPSYWTAQN
- the LOC119081343 gene encoding protein lingerer isoform X20, coding for MLLVNTVYIAMSSQTRTTGGSRPSKKTNNVSGSAKTVTITKKTEHPKPEKDKVHVKPTAEQIRIAQITDINSGSEDPKMREKVASLMETTHRSEEDVCCALYECDNDLDRAVIFLFETLPVGAFETSSKKKKNRLTSGSGDATGDEWGDNGTSGPNNNDVRERSRNRTGMRGGRGGSDSRGWRGRESRENDRNASDNRGERVERWQGGSRGSGRGGFRGGFGSRGGRGGRGGSRGTNRDNNRIFRPEENHEVETWNNSLVTATVDQNKTEDWGGDWDNDEYTESLADSKVFTPSVNQNQTVELSAPPGLEQQLLNPPSQLTDDLVQYSATVVSSTATAGAVAAVNNNQVQYPEIHGSSVALRQALDLPQINASSLSVEQSQYFKSLSSQNSNQQASMNAYQVPQPVQYSTSYSSNNSYVDQVVSSQQAPTRKPRARVPPPSKIPSTAVEMPGDTLNNIGYLDVQFGQLEFGNEEAFDAITDKFNATIDSSQSVTGDVTTDYQTKSSVQQQQNVLASQMIPTADVLSGQSDGLSTAYNQRGGSVQQSVSVGSNISNSAAKADHYGNAVSSSATSGYHNQSAYNNNVSNSKTSGYQPGANQQGYTNSNYSQQVTTGNSYSTAASNSSYSSYNQSGVNPYQQSNSNNVSGVNSSSGVSSNNSVPVGSGSNNSNSNSNSGYLSSQYPSSQTSSTYPSQPSNAYQSSQSVYGNTGLSNNTGYANSSNVSSAASQYSNFSSTKLKETTPVTTIYESVVSSAPSVLANSAITTSSMSSPSLGLNNTKVTSSATKSSGIVPSNVAMVSQYIPTGMPFYQQPTVYSYEEIQMMQQRMPHVPGYYDMNYQPPTSLGAAGVRDGNIGSVAAYSTISDARFTRTDNNSSPVSNVPSTMSQQTGSGGPLLNLPYAYFYGGNMMAGGFQYGTPAIYPQQMPTANASSGGQFPKPSYNSGYGSTAYDTLGQNTQDYSKGAYPGTGVGQQSKGQNVTNPPPSGTGADISSSMYGKSHVALNKVNSYDKQSYSATPPPFNLTGTQTAGANSQGYNAQHMYIQAMPPAGHHMHQQIQDYFF
- the LOC119081343 gene encoding protein lingerer isoform X1 — protein: MLLVNTVYIAMSSQTRTTGGSRPSKKTNNVSGSAKTVTITKKTEHPKPEKDKVHVKPTAEQIRIAQITDINSGSEDPKMREKVASLMETTHRSEEDVCCALYECDNDLDRAVIFLFETLPVGAFETSSKKKKNRLTSGSGDATGDEWGDNGTSGPNNNDVRERSRNRTGMRGGRGGSDSRGWRGRESRENDRNASDNRGERVERWQGGSRGSGRGGFRGGFGSRGGRGGRGGSRGTNRDNNRIFRPEENHEVETWNNSLVTATVDQNKTEDWGGDWDNDEYTESLADSKVFTPSVNQNQTVELSAPPGLEQQLLNPPSQLTDDLVQYSATVVSSTATAGAVAAVNNNQVQYPEIHGSSVALRQALDLPQINASSLSVEQSQYFKSLSSQNSNQQASMNAYQVPQPVQYSTSYSSNNSYVDQVVSSQQAPTRKPRARVPPPSKIPSTAVEMPGDTLNNIGYLDVQFGQLEFGNEEAFDAITDKFNATIDSSQSVTGDVTTDYQTKSSVQQQQNVLASQMIPTADVLSGQSDGLSTAYNQRGGSVQQSVSVGSNISNSAALEQLAKADHYGNAVSSSATSGYHNQSAYNNNVSNSKTSGYQPGANQQGYTNSNYSQQVTTGNSYSTAASNSSYSSYNQSGVNPYQQSNSNNVSGVNSSSGVSSNNSVPVGSGSNNSNSNSNSGYLSSQYPSSQTSSTYPSQPSNAYQSSQSVYGNTGLSNNTGYANSSNVSSAASQYSNFSSTKLKETTPVTTIYESVVSSAPSVLANSAITTSSMSSPSLGLNNTKVTSSATKSSGIVPSNVAMVSQYIPTGMPFYQQPTVYSYEEIQMMQQRMPHVPGYYDMNYQPPTSLGAAGVRDGNIGSVAAYSTISDARFTRTDNNSSPVSNVPSTMSQQTGSGGPLLNLPYAYFYGGNMMAGGFQYGTPAIYPQQMPTANASSGGQFPKPSYNSGYGSTAYDTLGQNTQDYSKGAYPGTGVGQQSKGQNVTNPPPSGTGADISSSMYGKSHVALNKVNSYDKQSYSATPPPFNLTGTQTAGANSQGYNAQHMYIQAMPPAGHHMHQQIQMDGRVQNASRRDSNSTGQRQQSSSQSKSGAKPGYSPSYWTAQN
- the LOC119081343 gene encoding protein lingerer isoform X18, encoding MLLVNTVYIAMSSQTRTTGGSRPSKKTNNVSGSAKTVTITKKTEHPKPEKDKVHVKPTAEQIRIAQITDINSGSEDPKMREKVASLMETTHRSEEDVCCALYECDNDLDRAVIFLFETLPVGAFETSSKKKKNRLTSGSGDATGDEWGDNGTSGPNNNDVRERSRNRTGMRGGRGGSDSRGWRGRESRENDRNASDNRGERVERWQGGSRGSGRGGFRGGFGSRGGRGGRGGSRGTNRDNNRIFRPEENHEVETWNNSLVTATVDQNKTEDWGGDWDNDEYTESLADSKVFTPSVNQNQTVELSAPPGLEQQLLNPPSQLTDDLVQYSATVVSSTATAGAVAAVNNNQVQYPEIHGSSVALRQALDLPQINASSLSVEQSQYFKSLSSQNSNQQASMNAYQVPQPVQYSTSYSSNNSYVDQVVSSQQAPTRKPRARVPPPSKIPSTAVEMPGDTLNNIGYLDVQFGQLEFGNEEAFDAITDKFNATIDSSQSVTGDVTTDYQTKSSVQQQQNVLASQMIPTADVLSGQSDGLSTAYNQRGGSVQQSVSVGSNISNSAALEQLAKADHYGNAVSSSATSGYHNQSAYNNNVSNSKTSGYQPGANQQGYTNSNYSQQVTTGNSYSTAASNSSYSSYNQSGVNPYQQSNSNNVSGVNSSSGVSSNNSVPVGSGSNNSNSNSNSGYLSSQYPSSQTSSTYPSQPSNAYQSSQSVYGNTGLSNNTGYANSSNVSSAASQYSNFSSTKLKETTPVTTIYESVVSSAPSVLANSAITTSSMSSPSLGLNNTKVTSSATKSSGIVPSNVAMVSQYIPTGMPFYQQPTVYSYEEIQMMQQRMPHVPGYYDMNYQPPTSLGAAGVRDGNIGSVAAYSTISDARFTRTDNNSSPVSNVPSTMSQQTGSGGPLLNLPYAYFYGGNMMAGGFQYGTPAIYPQQMPTANASSGGQFPKPSYNSGYGSTAYDTLGQNTQDYSKGAYPGTGVGQQSKGQNVTNPPPSGTGADISSSMYGKSHVALNKVNSYDKQSYSATPPPFNLTGTQTAGANSQGYNAQHMYIQAMPPAGHHMHQQIQDYFF
- the LOC119081343 gene encoding protein lingerer isoform X21, whose amino-acid sequence is MLLVNTVYIAMSSQTRTTGGSRPSKKTNNVSGSAKTVTITKKTEHPKPEKDKVHVKPTAEQIRIAQITDINSGSEDPKMREKVASLMETTHRSEEDVCCALYECDNDLDRAVIFLFETLPVGAFETSSKKKKNRLTSGSGDATGDEWGDNGTSGPNNNDVRERSRNRTGMRGGRGGSDSRGWRGRESRENDRNASDNRGERVERWQGGSRGSGRGGFRGGFGSRGGRGGRGGSRGTNRDNNRIFRPEENHEVETWNNSLVTATVDQNKTEDWGGDWDNDEYTESLADSKVFTPSVNQNQTVELSAPPGLEQQLLNPPSQLTDDLVQYSATVVSSTATGAVAAVNNNQVQYPEIHGSSVALRQALDLPQINASSLSVEQSQYFKSLSSQNSNQQASMNAYQVPQPVQYSTSYSSNNSYVDQVVSSQQAPTRKPRARVPPPSKIPSTAVEMPGDTLNNIGYLDVQFGQLEFGNEEAFDAITDKFNATIDSSQSVTGDVTTDYQTKSSVQQQQNVLASQMIPTADVLSGQSDGLSTAYNQRGGSVQQSVSVGSNISNSAAKADHYGNAVSSSATSGYHNQSAYNNNVSNSKTSGYQPGANQQGYTNSNYSQQVTTGNSYSTAASNSSYSSYNQSGVNPYQQSNSNNVSGVNSSSGVSSNNSVPVGSGSNNSNSNSNSGYLSSQYPSSQTSSTYPSQPSNAYQSSQSVYGNTGLSNNTGYANSSNVSSAASQYSNFSSTKLKETTPVTTIYESVVSSAPSVLANSAITTSSMSSPSLGLNNTKVTSSATKSSGIVPSNVAMVSQYIPTGMPFYQQPTVYSYEEIQMMQQRMPHVPGYYDMNYQPPTSLGAAGVRDGNIGSVAAYSTISDARFTRTDNNSSPVSNVPSTMSQQTGSGGPLLNLPYAYFYGGNMMAGGFQYGTPAIYPQQMPTANASSGGQFPKPSYNSGYGSTAYDTLGQNTQDYSKGAYPGTGVGQQSKGQNVTNPPPSGTGADISSSMYGKSHVALNKVNSYDKQSYSATPPPFNLTGTQTAGANSQGYNAQHMYIQAMPPAGHHMHQQIQDYFF
- the LOC119081343 gene encoding protein lingerer isoform X4 — protein: MLLVNTVYIAMSSQTRTTGGSRPSKKTNNVSGSAKTVTITKKTEHPKPEKDKVHVKPTAEQIRIAQITDINSGSEDPKMREKVASLMETTHRSEEDVCCALYECDNDLDRAVIFLFETLPVGAFETSSKKKKNRLTSGSGDATGDEWGDNGTSGPNNNDVRERSRNRTGMRGGRGGSDSRGWRGRESRENDRNASDNRGERVERWQGGSRGSGRGGFRGGFGSRGGRGGRGGSRGTNRDNNRIFRPEENHEVETWNNSLVTATVDQNKTEDWGGDWDNDEYTESLADSKVFTPSVNQNQTVELSAPPGLEQQLLNPPSQLTDDLVQYSATVVSSTATGAVAAVNNNQVQYPEIHGSSVALRQALDLPQINASSLSVEQSQYFKSLSSQNSNQQASMNAYQVPQPVQYSTSYSSNNSYVDQVVSSQQAPTRKPRARVPPPSKIPSTAVEMPGDTLNNIGYLDVQFGQLEFGNEEAFDAITDKFNATIDSSQSVTGDVTTDYQTKSSVQQQQNVLASQMIPTADVLSGQSDGLSTAYNQRGGSVQQSVSVGSNISNSAAKADHYGNAVSSSATSGYHNQSAYNNNVSNSKTSGYQPGANQQGYTNSNYSQQVTTGNSYSTAASNSSYSSYNQSGVNPYQQSNSNNVSGVNSSSGVSSNNSVPVGSGSNNSNSNSNSGYLSSQYPSSQTSSTYPSQPSNAYQSSQSVYGNTGLSNNTGYANSSNVSSAASQYSNFSSTKLKETTPVTTIYESVVSSAPSVLANSAITTSSMSSPSLGLNNTKVTSSATKSSGIVPSNVAMVSQYIPTGMPFYQQPTVYSYEEIQMMQQRMPHVPGYYDMNYQPPTSLGAAGVRDGNIGSVAAYSTISDARFTRTDNNSSPVSNVPSTMSQQTGSGGPLLNLPYAYFYGGNMMAGGFQYGTPAIYPQQMPTANASSGGQFPKPSYNSGYGSTAYDTLGQNTQDYSKGAYPGTGVGQQSKGQNVTNPPPSGTGADISSSMYGKSHVALNKVNSYDKQSYSATPPPFNLTGTQTAGANSQGYNAQHMYIQAMPPAGHHMHQQIQMDGRVQNASRRDSNSTGQRQQSSSQSKSGAKPGYSPSYWTAQN
- the LOC119081343 gene encoding protein lingerer isoform X3 produces the protein MLLVNTVYIAMSSQTRTTGGSRPSKKTNNVSGSAKTVTITKKTEHPKPEKDKVHVKPTAEQIRIAQITDINSGSEDPKMREKVASLMETTHRSEEDVCCALYECDNDLDRAVIFLFETLPVGAFETSSKKKKNRLTSGSGDATGDEWGDNGTSGPNNNDVRERSRNRTGMRGGRGGSDSRGWRGRESRENDRNASDNRGERVERWQGGSRGSGRGGFRGGFGSRGGRGGRGGSRGTNRDNNRIFRPEENHEVETWNNSLVTATVDQNKTEDWGGDWDNDEYTESLADSKVFTPSVNQNQTVELSAPPGLEQQLLNPPSQLTDDLVQYSATVVSSTATAGAVAAVNNNQVQYPEIHGSSVALRQALDLPQINASSLSVEQSQYFKSLSSQNSNQQASMNAYQVPQPVQYSTSYSSNNSYVDQVVSSQQAPTRKPRARVPPPSKIPSTAVEMPGDTLNNIGYLDVQFGQLEFGNEEAFDAITDKFNATIDSSQSVTGDVTTDYQTKSSVQQQQNVLASQMIPTADVLSGQSDGLSTAYNQRGGSVQQSVSVGSNISNSAAKADHYGNAVSSSATSGYHNQSAYNNNVSNSKTSGYQPGANQQGYTNSNYSQQVTTGNSYSTAASNSSYSSYNQSGVNPYQQSNSNNVSGVNSSSGVSSNNSVPVGSGSNNSNSNSNSGYLSSQYPSSQTSSTYPSQPSNAYQSSQSVYGNTGLSNNTGYANSSNVSSAASQYSNFSSTKLKETTPVTTIYESVVSSAPSVLANSAITTSSMSSPSLGLNNTKVTSSATKSSGIVPSNVAMVSQYIPTGMPFYQQPTVYSYEEIQMMQQRMPHVPGYYDMNYQPPTSLGAAGVRDGNIGSVAAYSTISDARFTRTDNNSSPVSNVPSTMSQQTGSGGPLLNLPYAYFYGGNMMAGGFQYGTPAIYPQQMPTANASSGGQFPKPSYNSGYGSTAYDTLGQNTQDYSKGAYPGTGVGQQSKGQNVTNPPPSGTGADISSSMYGKSHVALNKVNSYDKQSYSATPPPFNLTGTQTAGANSQGYNAQHMYIQAMPPAGHHMHQQIQMDGRVQNASRRDSNSTGQRQQSSSQSKSGAKPGYSPSYWTAQN